From Anoplopoma fimbria isolate UVic2021 breed Golden Eagle Sablefish chromosome 11, Afim_UVic_2022, whole genome shotgun sequence, one genomic window encodes:
- the ubtf gene encoding nucleolar transcription factor 1 isoform X2, translating into MSPRREMVGWRERSCCALSGGRRRMRWRRGEGPSLRGLEPGTDGAVLAIVQPSPSSSTTTPRDRYNTVQPQMNGEMEAAAQDKGGISTLWAQEDLLKLLEAMKMALPPKDLTKYKTSESHLDWQKVAFNSYTGDMCKQKWQEVSKEIRKFRTLTELIFDAADYIKNPYKGKKIKKHPDFPKKPLTPYFRFFMEKRAKYAKLHPEMSNLDLTKILSKKYRELPEKKKKKYVEDFLRDKETFVHSMCKFRELHPDLMESMTKKGSNAPEKPRTPQQLWYNHEKKAVLKTRPDATTKDIKDSLGKQWTQLSDKKRLKWIAKSLEQQKLYEGVMREYIQQHPELNMTQDDIVKSTLTKAERHLKDKSDGRPDKPPPNGYSMFCAELMSSMKDVPSTERMVMCSQRWKLLKQGEKDAYQKRCEQRKKEFEIEMNRFLSSLSEEEQHRVLSEEKIGFKRGGANSPAAKKRASKAKANTEKPKRPISAMFIFSEEKRPKLQQERPDLSDSELTRLLARMWNELPDKKKEKFKRMEAILKADSEKKEDRSRLPDPPKTAQDIWQQSVIGDYLARFKSDRPKAQKAMEGTWSTMEKKEKILWIKKAAEDQKRYDRDLCEMRSPAAVIASGKKMKFEGEPKKPPSNGYQKFSQEMLSNGELNHLPMKERMTEIGSRWQRLTLKDKDRYKKIAEEKQRQYKVTLEQWLASLSSQERNTYKEYNSQKRRTTAKPGGPKAKAKKSDTEEEEDDDEEDDDDDEREKASSEADSSSDDEDEDDDDDEGDDDDEEDDDEAEDKENKSEESSSDSNSQASSDSDSD; encoded by the exons ATGTCTCCGCGTAGAGAAATGgttggatggagagagaggagctgctgCGCGTTGAGTGGAGGGAGACGGCGGATGAGATGGAGGCGGGGGGAAGGACCATCTCTGCGGGGACTGGAGCCCGGGACCGACGGCGCAGTGCTGGCTATCGTTCAAccctccccttcttcctccACAACGACGCCGAGAGACAG ATACAATACAGTACAACCACAAATGAATGGGGAAATGGAGGCAGCGGCCCAAGACAAAGGTGGGATTTCGACAT tgtgggCACAGGAGGACCTCTTAAAACTACTCGAGGCCATGAAAATGGCCCTGCCGCCGAAAGACCTGACTAAATACAAAACGTCAGAGTCCCACCTCGACTGGCAGAAGGTGGCCTTCAATTCCTACACAGGAGATATGTGTAAGCAGAAGTGGCAGGAGGTCTCTAAAGAG ATTCGTAAATTCCGGACTCTGACAGAGCTGATATTTGATGCCGCAGACTACATCAAGAACCCTTACAAGGGCAAAAAGATAAAG AAACACCCAGATTTCCCCAAGAAGCCTTTGACTCCATACTTCCGATTCTTCATGGAGAAGAGGGCCAAATACGCAAAGTTGCACCCAGAGATGAGCAACCTAGACCTAACTAAAATCCTCTCCAAGAAGTACAGGGAGCTGCCGGAGAAAAAGAAG AAAAAGTATGTTGAGGACTTCTTACgagacaaagaaacatttgtgcACAGCATGTGCAAGTTCAG GGAACTGCACCCAGACCTTATGGAGAGCATGACCAAGAAGGGTTCAAATGCACCAGAGAAGCCCAGAACACCCCAACAGCTTTGGTACAACCATGAAAAGAAGGCTGTCCTCAAGACACGCCCGGAT GCGACCACCAAAGACATTAAGGACAGTCTGGGCAAACAGTGGACGCAGCTgtctgacaagaagagactcaaatGGATCGCCAAGTCCCTGGAGCAGCAGAAACTGTATGAG GGGGTAATGCGGGAGTACATCCAGCAGCACCCAGAGTTAAACATGACCCAAGACGATATCGTCAAGTCCACCCTGACCAAGGCTGAGAGGCACCTGAAAGACAAATCTGATGGCCGACCCGACAAACCGCCTCC AAATGGCTACTCGATGTTCTGTGCGGAGTTGATGTCAAGCATGAAGGATGTGCCCAGCACGGAGCGTATGGTGATGTGTAGCCAGCGGTGGAAGCTGCTGAAACAGGGTGAGAAGGACGCCTACCAGAAACGCTGTGAACAG agGAAGAAGGAATTTGAAATTGAGATGAACAGATTTCTCAGT AGTTTGTCAGAGGAGGAGCAACACCGGGTTTTGTCTGAGGAGAAAATAGGTTTTAAGAGGGGCGGAGCCAACAGTCCTGCTGCCAAAAAGCGGGCCTCTAAAGCGAAG GCAAATACAGAGAAACCTAAAAGGCCAATCTCAGCCATGTTCATCTTCTCTGAGGAAAAGCGCCCGAAGCTCCAGCAGGAGCGTCCGGACCTTTCTGACAGCGAGCTCACACGACTTCTGGCTCGCATGTGGAATGAGCTGCCAGATAAGAAGAAG GAGAAGTTCAAACGTATGGAAGCGATCCTGAAGGCAGAttcagagaagaaggaggatcGCAGCCGTCTGCCGGACCCACCTAAGACCGCACAGGACATCTGGCAGCAGAGTGTCATAGGAGACTACCTGGCCAGATTTAAG AGTGACCGGCCAAAGGCACAGAAAGCAATGGAAGGAACCTGGAGTACcatggagaaaaaagagaaaatactgtGGATCAAAAAGGCAGCAGAGGACCAGAAGAGATACGAT AGAGACCTGTGTGAGATGCGCTCACCTGCTGCTGTGATCGCCTCAGGGAAGAAGATGAAGTTTGAGGGTGAACCCAAGAAACCACCATC AAACGGATATCAGAAGTTCTCTCAGGAGATGCTGTCCAACGGGGAGCTCAATCACCTCCCGATGAAAGAGCGCATGACCGAGATCGGCAGCCGCTGGCAGCGGTTAACGCTGAAGGATAAGGACCGCTACAAGAAGATCGCAGAGGAGAAGCAGAGACAGTACAAAGTCACACTGGAACAGTGGCTCGCT AGTTTGTCTTCACAAGAGAGAAACACTTACAAAGAATATAATTCACAA AAAAGGAGAACTACAGCAAAACCAGGAGGTCCCAAGGCAAAGGCCAAGAAATCT GAcacggaggaagaggaggacgacgaTGAAGAGGACGACGATGATGACGAGCGGGAGAAGGCTTCCTCCGAGGCAGATTCATCCAGCGACGATGAGGATGAGGACGACGACGATGAT GAAGGGGATGACGACGACGAGGAAGACGACGATGAGGCCGAAGACAAGGAGAACAAGTCGGAGGAAAGCAGCAGCGACTCGAATTCACAGGCGTCGTCGGATTCCGACTCGGACTGA
- the ubtf gene encoding nucleolar transcription factor 1 isoform X3 has translation MSPRREMVGWRERSCCALSGGRRRMRWRRGEGPSLRGLEPGTDGAVLAIVQPSPSSSTTTPRDRYNTVQPQMNGEMEAAAQDKVWAQEDLLKLLEAMKMALPPKDLTKYKTSESHLDWQKVAFNSYTGDMCKQKWQEVSKEIRKFRTLTELIFDAADYIKNPYKGKKIKKHPDFPKKPLTPYFRFFMEKRAKYAKLHPEMSNLDLTKILSKKYRELPEKKKKKYVEDFLRDKETFVHSMCKFRELHPDLMESMTKKGSNAPEKPRTPQQLWYNHEKKAVLKTRPDATTKDIKDSLGKQWTQLSDKKRLKWIAKSLEQQKLYEGVMREYIQQHPELNMTQDDIVKSTLTKAERHLKDKSDGRPDKPPPNGYSMFCAELMSSMKDVPSTERMVMCSQRWKLLKQGEKDAYQKRCEQRKKEFEIEMNRFLSSLSEEEQHRVLSEEKIGFKRGGANSPAAKKRASKAKANTEKPKRPISAMFIFSEEKRPKLQQERPDLSDSELTRLLARMWNELPDKKKEKFKRMEAILKADSEKKEDRSRLPDPPKTAQDIWQQSVIGDYLARFKSDRPKAQKAMEGTWSTMEKKEKILWIKKAAEDQKRYDRDLCEMRSPAAVIASGKKMKFEGEPKKPPSNGYQKFSQEMLSNGELNHLPMKERMTEIGSRWQRLTLKDKDRYKKIAEEKQRQYKVTLEQWLASLSSQERNTYKEYNSQKRRTTAKPGGPKAKAKKSDTEEEEDDDEEDDDDDEREKASSEADSSSDDEDEDDDDDKEGDDDDEEDDDEAEDKENKSEESSSDSNSQASSDSDSD, from the exons ATGTCTCCGCGTAGAGAAATGgttggatggagagagaggagctgctgCGCGTTGAGTGGAGGGAGACGGCGGATGAGATGGAGGCGGGGGGAAGGACCATCTCTGCGGGGACTGGAGCCCGGGACCGACGGCGCAGTGCTGGCTATCGTTCAAccctccccttcttcctccACAACGACGCCGAGAGACAG ATACAATACAGTACAACCACAAATGAATGGGGAAATGGAGGCAGCGGCCCAAGACAAAG tgtgggCACAGGAGGACCTCTTAAAACTACTCGAGGCCATGAAAATGGCCCTGCCGCCGAAAGACCTGACTAAATACAAAACGTCAGAGTCCCACCTCGACTGGCAGAAGGTGGCCTTCAATTCCTACACAGGAGATATGTGTAAGCAGAAGTGGCAGGAGGTCTCTAAAGAG ATTCGTAAATTCCGGACTCTGACAGAGCTGATATTTGATGCCGCAGACTACATCAAGAACCCTTACAAGGGCAAAAAGATAAAG AAACACCCAGATTTCCCCAAGAAGCCTTTGACTCCATACTTCCGATTCTTCATGGAGAAGAGGGCCAAATACGCAAAGTTGCACCCAGAGATGAGCAACCTAGACCTAACTAAAATCCTCTCCAAGAAGTACAGGGAGCTGCCGGAGAAAAAGAAG AAAAAGTATGTTGAGGACTTCTTACgagacaaagaaacatttgtgcACAGCATGTGCAAGTTCAG GGAACTGCACCCAGACCTTATGGAGAGCATGACCAAGAAGGGTTCAAATGCACCAGAGAAGCCCAGAACACCCCAACAGCTTTGGTACAACCATGAAAAGAAGGCTGTCCTCAAGACACGCCCGGAT GCGACCACCAAAGACATTAAGGACAGTCTGGGCAAACAGTGGACGCAGCTgtctgacaagaagagactcaaatGGATCGCCAAGTCCCTGGAGCAGCAGAAACTGTATGAG GGGGTAATGCGGGAGTACATCCAGCAGCACCCAGAGTTAAACATGACCCAAGACGATATCGTCAAGTCCACCCTGACCAAGGCTGAGAGGCACCTGAAAGACAAATCTGATGGCCGACCCGACAAACCGCCTCC AAATGGCTACTCGATGTTCTGTGCGGAGTTGATGTCAAGCATGAAGGATGTGCCCAGCACGGAGCGTATGGTGATGTGTAGCCAGCGGTGGAAGCTGCTGAAACAGGGTGAGAAGGACGCCTACCAGAAACGCTGTGAACAG agGAAGAAGGAATTTGAAATTGAGATGAACAGATTTCTCAGT AGTTTGTCAGAGGAGGAGCAACACCGGGTTTTGTCTGAGGAGAAAATAGGTTTTAAGAGGGGCGGAGCCAACAGTCCTGCTGCCAAAAAGCGGGCCTCTAAAGCGAAG GCAAATACAGAGAAACCTAAAAGGCCAATCTCAGCCATGTTCATCTTCTCTGAGGAAAAGCGCCCGAAGCTCCAGCAGGAGCGTCCGGACCTTTCTGACAGCGAGCTCACACGACTTCTGGCTCGCATGTGGAATGAGCTGCCAGATAAGAAGAAG GAGAAGTTCAAACGTATGGAAGCGATCCTGAAGGCAGAttcagagaagaaggaggatcGCAGCCGTCTGCCGGACCCACCTAAGACCGCACAGGACATCTGGCAGCAGAGTGTCATAGGAGACTACCTGGCCAGATTTAAG AGTGACCGGCCAAAGGCACAGAAAGCAATGGAAGGAACCTGGAGTACcatggagaaaaaagagaaaatactgtGGATCAAAAAGGCAGCAGAGGACCAGAAGAGATACGAT AGAGACCTGTGTGAGATGCGCTCACCTGCTGCTGTGATCGCCTCAGGGAAGAAGATGAAGTTTGAGGGTGAACCCAAGAAACCACCATC AAACGGATATCAGAAGTTCTCTCAGGAGATGCTGTCCAACGGGGAGCTCAATCACCTCCCGATGAAAGAGCGCATGACCGAGATCGGCAGCCGCTGGCAGCGGTTAACGCTGAAGGATAAGGACCGCTACAAGAAGATCGCAGAGGAGAAGCAGAGACAGTACAAAGTCACACTGGAACAGTGGCTCGCT AGTTTGTCTTCACAAGAGAGAAACACTTACAAAGAATATAATTCACAA AAAAGGAGAACTACAGCAAAACCAGGAGGTCCCAAGGCAAAGGCCAAGAAATCT GAcacggaggaagaggaggacgacgaTGAAGAGGACGACGATGATGACGAGCGGGAGAAGGCTTCCTCCGAGGCAGATTCATCCAGCGACGATGAGGATGAGGACGACGACGATGAT AAGGAAGGGGATGACGACGACGAGGAAGACGACGATGAGGCCGAAGACAAGGAGAACAAGTCGGAGGAAAGCAGCAGCGACTCGAATTCACAGGCGTCGTCGGATTCCGACTCGGACTGA
- the ubtf gene encoding nucleolar transcription factor 1 isoform X1: protein MSPRREMVGWRERSCCALSGGRRRMRWRRGEGPSLRGLEPGTDGAVLAIVQPSPSSSTTTPRDRYNTVQPQMNGEMEAAAQDKGGISTLWAQEDLLKLLEAMKMALPPKDLTKYKTSESHLDWQKVAFNSYTGDMCKQKWQEVSKEIRKFRTLTELIFDAADYIKNPYKGKKIKKHPDFPKKPLTPYFRFFMEKRAKYAKLHPEMSNLDLTKILSKKYRELPEKKKKKYVEDFLRDKETFVHSMCKFRELHPDLMESMTKKGSNAPEKPRTPQQLWYNHEKKAVLKTRPDATTKDIKDSLGKQWTQLSDKKRLKWIAKSLEQQKLYEGVMREYIQQHPELNMTQDDIVKSTLTKAERHLKDKSDGRPDKPPPNGYSMFCAELMSSMKDVPSTERMVMCSQRWKLLKQGEKDAYQKRCEQRKKEFEIEMNRFLSSLSEEEQHRVLSEEKIGFKRGGANSPAAKKRASKAKANTEKPKRPISAMFIFSEEKRPKLQQERPDLSDSELTRLLARMWNELPDKKKEKFKRMEAILKADSEKKEDRSRLPDPPKTAQDIWQQSVIGDYLARFKSDRPKAQKAMEGTWSTMEKKEKILWIKKAAEDQKRYDRDLCEMRSPAAVIASGKKMKFEGEPKKPPSNGYQKFSQEMLSNGELNHLPMKERMTEIGSRWQRLTLKDKDRYKKIAEEKQRQYKVTLEQWLASLSSQERNTYKEYNSQKRRTTAKPGGPKAKAKKSDTEEEEDDDEEDDDDDEREKASSEADSSSDDEDEDDDDDKEGDDDDEEDDDEAEDKENKSEESSSDSNSQASSDSDSD from the exons ATGTCTCCGCGTAGAGAAATGgttggatggagagagaggagctgctgCGCGTTGAGTGGAGGGAGACGGCGGATGAGATGGAGGCGGGGGGAAGGACCATCTCTGCGGGGACTGGAGCCCGGGACCGACGGCGCAGTGCTGGCTATCGTTCAAccctccccttcttcctccACAACGACGCCGAGAGACAG ATACAATACAGTACAACCACAAATGAATGGGGAAATGGAGGCAGCGGCCCAAGACAAAGGTGGGATTTCGACAT tgtgggCACAGGAGGACCTCTTAAAACTACTCGAGGCCATGAAAATGGCCCTGCCGCCGAAAGACCTGACTAAATACAAAACGTCAGAGTCCCACCTCGACTGGCAGAAGGTGGCCTTCAATTCCTACACAGGAGATATGTGTAAGCAGAAGTGGCAGGAGGTCTCTAAAGAG ATTCGTAAATTCCGGACTCTGACAGAGCTGATATTTGATGCCGCAGACTACATCAAGAACCCTTACAAGGGCAAAAAGATAAAG AAACACCCAGATTTCCCCAAGAAGCCTTTGACTCCATACTTCCGATTCTTCATGGAGAAGAGGGCCAAATACGCAAAGTTGCACCCAGAGATGAGCAACCTAGACCTAACTAAAATCCTCTCCAAGAAGTACAGGGAGCTGCCGGAGAAAAAGAAG AAAAAGTATGTTGAGGACTTCTTACgagacaaagaaacatttgtgcACAGCATGTGCAAGTTCAG GGAACTGCACCCAGACCTTATGGAGAGCATGACCAAGAAGGGTTCAAATGCACCAGAGAAGCCCAGAACACCCCAACAGCTTTGGTACAACCATGAAAAGAAGGCTGTCCTCAAGACACGCCCGGAT GCGACCACCAAAGACATTAAGGACAGTCTGGGCAAACAGTGGACGCAGCTgtctgacaagaagagactcaaatGGATCGCCAAGTCCCTGGAGCAGCAGAAACTGTATGAG GGGGTAATGCGGGAGTACATCCAGCAGCACCCAGAGTTAAACATGACCCAAGACGATATCGTCAAGTCCACCCTGACCAAGGCTGAGAGGCACCTGAAAGACAAATCTGATGGCCGACCCGACAAACCGCCTCC AAATGGCTACTCGATGTTCTGTGCGGAGTTGATGTCAAGCATGAAGGATGTGCCCAGCACGGAGCGTATGGTGATGTGTAGCCAGCGGTGGAAGCTGCTGAAACAGGGTGAGAAGGACGCCTACCAGAAACGCTGTGAACAG agGAAGAAGGAATTTGAAATTGAGATGAACAGATTTCTCAGT AGTTTGTCAGAGGAGGAGCAACACCGGGTTTTGTCTGAGGAGAAAATAGGTTTTAAGAGGGGCGGAGCCAACAGTCCTGCTGCCAAAAAGCGGGCCTCTAAAGCGAAG GCAAATACAGAGAAACCTAAAAGGCCAATCTCAGCCATGTTCATCTTCTCTGAGGAAAAGCGCCCGAAGCTCCAGCAGGAGCGTCCGGACCTTTCTGACAGCGAGCTCACACGACTTCTGGCTCGCATGTGGAATGAGCTGCCAGATAAGAAGAAG GAGAAGTTCAAACGTATGGAAGCGATCCTGAAGGCAGAttcagagaagaaggaggatcGCAGCCGTCTGCCGGACCCACCTAAGACCGCACAGGACATCTGGCAGCAGAGTGTCATAGGAGACTACCTGGCCAGATTTAAG AGTGACCGGCCAAAGGCACAGAAAGCAATGGAAGGAACCTGGAGTACcatggagaaaaaagagaaaatactgtGGATCAAAAAGGCAGCAGAGGACCAGAAGAGATACGAT AGAGACCTGTGTGAGATGCGCTCACCTGCTGCTGTGATCGCCTCAGGGAAGAAGATGAAGTTTGAGGGTGAACCCAAGAAACCACCATC AAACGGATATCAGAAGTTCTCTCAGGAGATGCTGTCCAACGGGGAGCTCAATCACCTCCCGATGAAAGAGCGCATGACCGAGATCGGCAGCCGCTGGCAGCGGTTAACGCTGAAGGATAAGGACCGCTACAAGAAGATCGCAGAGGAGAAGCAGAGACAGTACAAAGTCACACTGGAACAGTGGCTCGCT AGTTTGTCTTCACAAGAGAGAAACACTTACAAAGAATATAATTCACAA AAAAGGAGAACTACAGCAAAACCAGGAGGTCCCAAGGCAAAGGCCAAGAAATCT GAcacggaggaagaggaggacgacgaTGAAGAGGACGACGATGATGACGAGCGGGAGAAGGCTTCCTCCGAGGCAGATTCATCCAGCGACGATGAGGATGAGGACGACGACGATGAT AAGGAAGGGGATGACGACGACGAGGAAGACGACGATGAGGCCGAAGACAAGGAGAACAAGTCGGAGGAAAGCAGCAGCGACTCGAATTCACAGGCGTCGTCGGATTCCGACTCGGACTGA
- the ubtf gene encoding nucleolar transcription factor 1 isoform X4, with the protein MSPRREMVGWRERSCCALSGGRRRMRWRRGEGPSLRGLEPGTDGAVLAIVQPSPSSSTTTPRDRYNTVQPQMNGEMEAAAQDKVWAQEDLLKLLEAMKMALPPKDLTKYKTSESHLDWQKVAFNSYTGDMCKQKWQEVSKEIRKFRTLTELIFDAADYIKNPYKGKKIKKHPDFPKKPLTPYFRFFMEKRAKYAKLHPEMSNLDLTKILSKKYRELPEKKKKKYVEDFLRDKETFVHSMCKFRELHPDLMESMTKKGSNAPEKPRTPQQLWYNHEKKAVLKTRPDATTKDIKDSLGKQWTQLSDKKRLKWIAKSLEQQKLYEGVMREYIQQHPELNMTQDDIVKSTLTKAERHLKDKSDGRPDKPPPNGYSMFCAELMSSMKDVPSTERMVMCSQRWKLLKQGEKDAYQKRCEQRKKEFEIEMNRFLSSLSEEEQHRVLSEEKIGFKRGGANSPAAKKRASKAKANTEKPKRPISAMFIFSEEKRPKLQQERPDLSDSELTRLLARMWNELPDKKKEKFKRMEAILKADSEKKEDRSRLPDPPKTAQDIWQQSVIGDYLARFKSDRPKAQKAMEGTWSTMEKKEKILWIKKAAEDQKRYDRDLCEMRSPAAVIASGKKMKFEGEPKKPPSNGYQKFSQEMLSNGELNHLPMKERMTEIGSRWQRLTLKDKDRYKKIAEEKQRQYKVTLEQWLASLSSQERNTYKEYNSQKRRTTAKPGGPKAKAKKSDTEEEEDDDEEDDDDDEREKASSEADSSSDDEDEDDDDDEGDDDDEEDDDEAEDKENKSEESSSDSNSQASSDSDSD; encoded by the exons ATGTCTCCGCGTAGAGAAATGgttggatggagagagaggagctgctgCGCGTTGAGTGGAGGGAGACGGCGGATGAGATGGAGGCGGGGGGAAGGACCATCTCTGCGGGGACTGGAGCCCGGGACCGACGGCGCAGTGCTGGCTATCGTTCAAccctccccttcttcctccACAACGACGCCGAGAGACAG ATACAATACAGTACAACCACAAATGAATGGGGAAATGGAGGCAGCGGCCCAAGACAAAG tgtgggCACAGGAGGACCTCTTAAAACTACTCGAGGCCATGAAAATGGCCCTGCCGCCGAAAGACCTGACTAAATACAAAACGTCAGAGTCCCACCTCGACTGGCAGAAGGTGGCCTTCAATTCCTACACAGGAGATATGTGTAAGCAGAAGTGGCAGGAGGTCTCTAAAGAG ATTCGTAAATTCCGGACTCTGACAGAGCTGATATTTGATGCCGCAGACTACATCAAGAACCCTTACAAGGGCAAAAAGATAAAG AAACACCCAGATTTCCCCAAGAAGCCTTTGACTCCATACTTCCGATTCTTCATGGAGAAGAGGGCCAAATACGCAAAGTTGCACCCAGAGATGAGCAACCTAGACCTAACTAAAATCCTCTCCAAGAAGTACAGGGAGCTGCCGGAGAAAAAGAAG AAAAAGTATGTTGAGGACTTCTTACgagacaaagaaacatttgtgcACAGCATGTGCAAGTTCAG GGAACTGCACCCAGACCTTATGGAGAGCATGACCAAGAAGGGTTCAAATGCACCAGAGAAGCCCAGAACACCCCAACAGCTTTGGTACAACCATGAAAAGAAGGCTGTCCTCAAGACACGCCCGGAT GCGACCACCAAAGACATTAAGGACAGTCTGGGCAAACAGTGGACGCAGCTgtctgacaagaagagactcaaatGGATCGCCAAGTCCCTGGAGCAGCAGAAACTGTATGAG GGGGTAATGCGGGAGTACATCCAGCAGCACCCAGAGTTAAACATGACCCAAGACGATATCGTCAAGTCCACCCTGACCAAGGCTGAGAGGCACCTGAAAGACAAATCTGATGGCCGACCCGACAAACCGCCTCC AAATGGCTACTCGATGTTCTGTGCGGAGTTGATGTCAAGCATGAAGGATGTGCCCAGCACGGAGCGTATGGTGATGTGTAGCCAGCGGTGGAAGCTGCTGAAACAGGGTGAGAAGGACGCCTACCAGAAACGCTGTGAACAG agGAAGAAGGAATTTGAAATTGAGATGAACAGATTTCTCAGT AGTTTGTCAGAGGAGGAGCAACACCGGGTTTTGTCTGAGGAGAAAATAGGTTTTAAGAGGGGCGGAGCCAACAGTCCTGCTGCCAAAAAGCGGGCCTCTAAAGCGAAG GCAAATACAGAGAAACCTAAAAGGCCAATCTCAGCCATGTTCATCTTCTCTGAGGAAAAGCGCCCGAAGCTCCAGCAGGAGCGTCCGGACCTTTCTGACAGCGAGCTCACACGACTTCTGGCTCGCATGTGGAATGAGCTGCCAGATAAGAAGAAG GAGAAGTTCAAACGTATGGAAGCGATCCTGAAGGCAGAttcagagaagaaggaggatcGCAGCCGTCTGCCGGACCCACCTAAGACCGCACAGGACATCTGGCAGCAGAGTGTCATAGGAGACTACCTGGCCAGATTTAAG AGTGACCGGCCAAAGGCACAGAAAGCAATGGAAGGAACCTGGAGTACcatggagaaaaaagagaaaatactgtGGATCAAAAAGGCAGCAGAGGACCAGAAGAGATACGAT AGAGACCTGTGTGAGATGCGCTCACCTGCTGCTGTGATCGCCTCAGGGAAGAAGATGAAGTTTGAGGGTGAACCCAAGAAACCACCATC AAACGGATATCAGAAGTTCTCTCAGGAGATGCTGTCCAACGGGGAGCTCAATCACCTCCCGATGAAAGAGCGCATGACCGAGATCGGCAGCCGCTGGCAGCGGTTAACGCTGAAGGATAAGGACCGCTACAAGAAGATCGCAGAGGAGAAGCAGAGACAGTACAAAGTCACACTGGAACAGTGGCTCGCT AGTTTGTCTTCACAAGAGAGAAACACTTACAAAGAATATAATTCACAA AAAAGGAGAACTACAGCAAAACCAGGAGGTCCCAAGGCAAAGGCCAAGAAATCT GAcacggaggaagaggaggacgacgaTGAAGAGGACGACGATGATGACGAGCGGGAGAAGGCTTCCTCCGAGGCAGATTCATCCAGCGACGATGAGGATGAGGACGACGACGATGAT GAAGGGGATGACGACGACGAGGAAGACGACGATGAGGCCGAAGACAAGGAGAACAAGTCGGAGGAAAGCAGCAGCGACTCGAATTCACAGGCGTCGTCGGATTCCGACTCGGACTGA